A DNA window from Leptolyngbya sp. KIOST-1 contains the following coding sequences:
- a CDS encoding PIN domain-containing protein, whose translation MYLVDTDVMIDIQRGSKPARAWFGSLSEPPGIPGFVVMELIQGAQNKQKLREVLRLVRPLDIVWPTTSDYSRALSNFTSYHLSHKVGLIDALVAACAVGRNATLCTFNVKHYRVISDLSLEQPYSR comes from the coding sequence ATGTACCTGGTTGATACAGATGTCATGATCGACATCCAACGGGGTTCTAAACCAGCACGGGCCTGGTTTGGCTCCCTTTCTGAGCCGCCCGGCATTCCTGGTTTTGTGGTGATGGAATTAATACAGGGAGCCCAAAACAAGCAAAAGTTGCGCGAAGTGCTACGACTTGTAAGACCACTAGACATTGTTTGGCCCACCACATCTGACTACTCTCGCGCCCTATCTAACTTCACAAGTTATCACCTGTCTCACAAGGTTGGTCTAATTGATGCCTTAGTTGCAGCCTGTGCCGTTGGTCGCAATGCCACTCTTTGCACGTTTAATGTGAAGCACTATCGAGTCATTTCAGACTTGAGCCTGGAACAACCCTACAGCCGCTGA
- a CDS encoding NfeD family protein yields MADPIKPKAQGLRPALRSSKSRQTATVTSPILPGEPGRILWDGSEWLAISNTSNPIDVGELVKIVSRQGGTLMVQPLSTSYPVPVKVFHPVRSGNTSSSISSLSEGIVSAAGAAARLFSTTLKSIASTGRNDQNDNDAANGDSLDLPVGSTAYIADIEKRLQDVEDSISALQKVVVPSPSQSASWIQDIESAFKDDPAFEDIFAYERAIQEGDESLPKTGAELVAYWEKVGVINSRPDIDDSQEYARRLRDQAEHREQT; encoded by the coding sequence ATGGCTGATCCAATCAAGCCCAAAGCTCAAGGTTTGCGTCCAGCTCTAAGGAGTTCAAAGAGTCGGCAAACCGCTACTGTTACTTCGCCGATCCTTCCAGGTGAGCCTGGCAGAATTCTTTGGGATGGTTCTGAGTGGCTAGCAATTTCAAATACCTCCAATCCTATAGACGTTGGAGAATTAGTAAAGATTGTTAGTAGGCAAGGTGGAACCTTAATGGTTCAGCCTCTCTCTACAAGTTATCCTGTTCCAGTAAAGGTTTTTCACCCAGTCCGATCAGGTAATACAAGCAGCAGTATCTCCTCCTTGAGTGAAGGTATCGTGAGTGCCGCTGGAGCAGCAGCACGTCTTTTTTCGACGACGCTAAAGAGCATTGCTAGTACTGGCAGAAACGATCAAAATGACAATGATGCAGCCAATGGTGATTCTCTTGATTTACCCGTTGGATCGACTGCCTATATAGCCGACATAGAAAAGCGTCTCCAAGATGTTGAAGACTCCATCAGCGCTTTGCAAAAAGTGGTTGTGCCTTCACCTTCACAATCAGCCAGTTGGATTCAGGATATCGAAAGTGCATTTAAAGATGACCCCGCCTTTGAGGACATTTTCGCCTACGAGAGAGCTATTCAAGAAGGTGACGAATCTCTTCCAAAAACAGGTGCTGAGCTTGTTGCCTACTGGGAAAAGGTTGGGGTGATTAACTCCCGACCCGATATTGATGACAGCCAAGAGTATGCACGCAGACTGCGTGACCAGGCTGAACATCGCGAGCAGACTTAG
- the carB gene encoding carbamoyl-phosphate synthase large subunit produces MPRRDDIHKILLIGSGPIVIGQACEFDYSGTQACKALREEGYEVVLINSNPATIMTDPETADRTYIEPLTPEIVERVIEREKPDVMLPTMGGQTALNIAVALSKNGALERHGVELIGAKLEAIEMAEDRKLFKEAMARINVPVCPSGLAETMDEARQIAQQIGSFPLIIRPAFTMGGTGGGIAYNQEEFETISRSGLDASPVSQILIEQSLLGWKEYELEVMRDLADNVVIICSIENLDPMGVHTGDSITVAPAQTLTDKEYQRLRDASVKIIREIGVETGGSNIQFAVNPDNGDYIVIEMNPRVSRSSALASKATGFPIAKFAAKLAVGYTLNEISNDITKKTPASFEPTIDYVVTKIPRFAFEKFPGTTPTLTTQMKSVGEAMAIGRTFQESFQKALRSLETGRAGWGCDRPEKLPSLNEIRPKLRTPNPERIFDLRHAMQLGLTVNDIYDLTGIDPWFLNQLCGLLRTEKFLKRTQLSDLTAEQMRAVKRQGFSDRQIAYATGTTEDAVRDYRKGLEVIPVYKTVDTCAAEFEAFTPYYYSTYEDETEVLPSDRPKVMILGGGPNRIGQGIEFDYCCCHASFALRDDGYETIMVNSNPETVSTDYDTSDRLYFEPLTKEDVLNIIEAENPVGIIIQFGGQTPLKLAVPLQEYLSNLESSARADDRLPLPAAPSTLPPSHPPTRIWGTSPDSIDTAEDRERFEAILRELDIKQPPNGMARSYNDALRVAQQIDYPVVVRPSYVLGGRAMEIVYSDADLERYMTYAVLVEPDHPILIDKFLENAIEVDVDAIADQTGQVVIGGIMEHIEQAGIHSGDSACSLPTITLPDAALATIRDWTMKLAKRLKVIGLMNIQFAVKGDQVYIIEANPRASRTVPFVSKAIGHPLAKIAVRVMSGKTLAELGFTEEVIPHHIAVKEAVLPFDKFAGTDALLGPEMRSTGEVMGIDADFGKAFAKAELGANQKLPLAGTVFISMNDRDKAAVIPVAKELASLGLKLIATSGTRKALLDEGLEVGLVLKVHEGRPNIEDAIKNGEIQLIINTPAGSTAIEDDRSIRRTALAYKVPIITTIAGAKATTAAIGSLQQHPLQVKSLQEYVGM; encoded by the coding sequence TGCCGTGGCCCTGTCGAAGAATGGGGCGCTGGAGCGCCACGGCGTCGAGCTGATTGGGGCCAAGCTGGAAGCGATCGAGATGGCGGAGGACCGCAAGCTGTTTAAGGAGGCGATGGCCCGCATCAACGTGCCCGTGTGCCCCTCGGGGCTGGCGGAGACCATGGACGAAGCCCGGCAGATTGCCCAGCAGATCGGCAGCTTCCCGCTGATCATTCGCCCCGCGTTTACCATGGGCGGCACGGGCGGCGGTATCGCCTACAACCAGGAGGAGTTTGAAACCATTTCGCGCTCCGGTCTCGACGCCAGCCCGGTGTCGCAGATTTTGATCGAGCAGTCGCTGCTGGGCTGGAAGGAGTACGAGCTGGAGGTGATGCGCGACCTGGCGGACAACGTGGTGATCATCTGCTCGATCGAAAACCTCGACCCGATGGGGGTCCACACCGGCGATTCGATCACCGTGGCCCCAGCCCAGACCCTCACCGATAAAGAATACCAGCGGCTGCGGGATGCCTCGGTGAAGATCATCCGCGAGATCGGCGTGGAGACGGGCGGTTCCAACATTCAGTTTGCCGTCAACCCCGACAACGGCGACTACATCGTGATCGAAATGAACCCCCGGGTGTCGCGCAGCTCGGCCCTGGCCTCCAAGGCGACAGGCTTTCCGATCGCCAAGTTTGCCGCCAAGCTGGCGGTGGGTTACACCCTCAACGAAATCTCCAACGACATCACCAAGAAGACCCCGGCCAGCTTTGAGCCCACCATTGACTACGTGGTGACCAAAATTCCCCGCTTCGCCTTCGAGAAATTCCCCGGCACCACCCCCACCCTGACCACCCAGATGAAGTCCGTGGGCGAGGCGATGGCGATCGGGCGCACCTTCCAGGAGTCGTTCCAGAAGGCGCTGCGATCGCTGGAGACGGGCCGGGCGGGCTGGGGCTGCGATCGCCCCGAAAAGCTGCCCAGCCTGAACGAAATCCGCCCCAAGCTGCGCACCCCCAACCCCGAGCGCATCTTTGACCTGCGCCACGCCATGCAGCTGGGCCTCACCGTCAACGATATCTACGACCTCACCGGCATTGACCCCTGGTTCCTCAACCAGCTCTGCGGCCTGCTGCGCACCGAGAAGTTTCTCAAGCGCACCCAGCTGAGCGACCTCACCGCCGAGCAAATGCGGGCGGTGAAGCGCCAAGGCTTTAGCGATCGCCAGATCGCCTACGCCACCGGCACCACCGAAGACGCCGTGCGCGACTACCGCAAGGGCCTGGAGGTGATTCCGGTGTACAAAACCGTGGACACCTGCGCCGCCGAATTCGAGGCCTTTACCCCCTACTACTACTCCACCTACGAAGACGAGACCGAGGTGCTGCCCAGCGATCGCCCCAAGGTGATGATCCTCGGCGGCGGCCCCAACCGCATTGGCCAGGGCATCGAGTTCGACTACTGCTGCTGCCACGCCTCCTTCGCCCTGCGCGACGACGGCTACGAGACGATCATGGTCAACTCCAACCCGGAGACGGTCTCCACAGACTACGACACCAGCGATCGCCTCTACTTCGAGCCCCTGACCAAAGAGGACGTGCTCAACATCATCGAAGCCGAAAACCCGGTGGGCATCATCATCCAGTTTGGCGGCCAAACCCCCCTAAAGCTGGCCGTCCCCCTTCAGGAATATCTGTCCAATCTAGAATCCTCTGCCAGGGCAGACGACCGTCTGCCCCTACCCGCCGCCCCATCCACCCTCCCACCCTCCCACCCTCCCACCCGCATCTGGGGCACCTCCCCCGACTCCATCGACACCGCCGAAGACCGGGAGCGCTTCGAGGCCATCCTGCGCGAACTGGACATCAAGCAGCCCCCCAACGGCATGGCCCGCAGCTACAACGACGCCCTGCGCGTTGCCCAGCAGATCGACTACCCGGTGGTGGTGCGGCCCAGCTACGTGCTGGGGGGCCGCGCCATGGAAATCGTGTATTCCGACGCCGACCTGGAGCGGTACATGACCTACGCCGTGCTGGTGGAGCCCGACCACCCGATCCTGATCGACAAGTTTTTGGAGAACGCCATTGAGGTGGATGTGGATGCGATCGCCGACCAAACCGGCCAGGTGGTGATCGGCGGCATCATGGAGCACATCGAGCAGGCGGGCATCCACTCCGGCGACTCCGCCTGCTCCCTGCCCACCATCACCCTGCCCGATGCCGCCCTCGCCACCATTCGCGACTGGACGATGAAGCTGGCCAAGCGCCTGAAGGTGATCGGCCTGATGAACATTCAGTTCGCGGTCAAGGGCGACCAGGTCTACATCATTGAGGCCAACCCCCGCGCCTCCCGCACGGTGCCCTTTGTCTCCAAGGCGATCGGCCATCCTTTGGCCAAAATTGCCGTGCGGGTGATGTCGGGCAAAACCCTGGCAGAGCTGGGCTTCACCGAGGAGGTGATTCCCCACCACATCGCCGTCAAAGAAGCCGTGCTGCCCTTCGACAAGTTCGCGGGCACCGACGCCCTGCTCGGCCCCGAGATGCGCTCCACGGGCGAGGTCATGGGCATCGACGCCGACTTTGGCAAAGCCTTTGCCAAGGCGGAGCTGGGGGCCAACCAAAAGCTGCCCCTGGCGGGGACGGTGTTCATCTCCATGAACGATCGCGACAAGGCCGCCGTCATCCCCGTCGCCAAGGAACTGGCCAGCCTGGGCCTGAAGCTGATCGCCACCAGCGGCACCCGCAAGGCACTGCTGGACGAAGGGCTGGAGGTGGGCCTGGTGCTGAAGGTCCACGAAGGCCGCCCCAACATCGAAGACGCGATCAAAAACGGCGAGATTCAGCTAATCATCAACACTCCGGCAGGCAGCACGGCGATCGAAGACGATCGCTCCATCCGCCGCACCGCCCTGGCCTACAAGGTGCCGATCATCACCACCATTGCGGGGGCAAAGGCGACTACCGCTGCGATCGGCTCCCTGCAACAGCACCCCCTCCAGGTGAAGTCTCTCCAGGAGTATGTGGGGATGTAG